One Fundidesulfovibrio putealis DSM 16056 DNA segment encodes these proteins:
- a CDS encoding MFS transporter, giving the protein MSETQRRMYLFLLVTTIASQVGMQGWVTLINNFAVETAGFSAFDMGLAQSIREVPGFLSLLVIYLLLIMTEHRAAALAILVLGLGISITGFLPSFWGIVFTTLIMSTGFHYFEPLNQSLSLQYFSLDMAPVVLGRLRAASAIANIAVGGAIFLLASRLEYSTLFMLIGGAVILMGLWAIFQDPSDKSMPPQHKKMILRKRYWLYYALTFLSGARRQIFMVFAAYLLVKKFEFSLTTMSALFVVNNVVAWAANPIIGRMVNRFGERALMSLEYVVVILVFVTYAFTDSPILAGAVFIIDQLAFNFVVCIRTFLQKIADKPDIAPSSAVGFTINHIAAVFIPVMGGLLWTIDYRIPFLAGAVLGAISLALAQLVRTERA; this is encoded by the coding sequence ATGTCCGAAACGCAGCGCCGCATGTATCTGTTCCTGCTCGTCACCACCATCGCCTCGCAAGTCGGCATGCAGGGATGGGTGACGCTCATCAACAACTTCGCCGTGGAGACCGCCGGATTCTCCGCCTTCGACATGGGCCTGGCCCAGTCCATCCGCGAGGTTCCGGGCTTTTTGTCGCTGCTGGTCATCTACCTGCTGCTCATCATGACCGAGCACCGCGCCGCCGCCCTGGCCATCCTGGTGCTTGGCCTTGGCATCAGCATCACCGGATTCCTGCCCAGCTTCTGGGGCATCGTGTTCACCACGCTCATCATGTCCACGGGCTTTCACTACTTCGAGCCGCTGAACCAGTCGCTCTCGCTGCAATACTTCAGCCTGGACATGGCACCGGTGGTGCTCGGCCGCCTGCGAGCGGCCTCGGCCATCGCCAACATCGCCGTGGGCGGGGCGATCTTCCTGCTGGCCAGCCGTCTGGAATATTCCACGCTCTTCATGCTTATCGGCGGGGCCGTCATCCTCATGGGCCTGTGGGCCATCTTCCAGGACCCCTCAGACAAGTCCATGCCGCCCCAGCACAAGAAGATGATCCTTCGCAAGCGCTACTGGCTCTACTACGCGCTGACGTTCTTGTCCGGAGCGCGCCGACAGATCTTCATGGTGTTCGCGGCCTATCTGCTGGTCAAGAAATTCGAGTTCTCGCTGACCACCATGAGCGCCCTGTTCGTGGTCAACAACGTGGTGGCCTGGGCGGCCAACCCCATCATCGGGCGCATGGTCAACCGCTTCGGCGAGCGCGCCCTCATGAGCCTGGAATACGTGGTGGTGATCCTGGTGTTCGTCACCTACGCCTTCACCGACTCGCCCATCCTGGCCGGGGCCGTGTTCATCATCGACCAGCTGGCCTTCAACTTCGTGGTGTGCATCCGCACCTTCCTGCAAAAGATCGCCGATAAGCCGGACATCGCCCCCTCCTCCGCCGTGGGCTTCACCATCAACCACATCGCGGCGGTGTTCATCCCGGTGATGGGGGGGCTGCTCTGGACCATCGACTACCGCATCCCCTTCCTGGCCGGTGCGGTGCTGGGAGCCATCTCCCTGGCCCTGGCGCAGCTGGTGCGCACCGAGCGGGCCTGA
- a CDS encoding GGDEF domain-containing protein, protein MPSLDMRTIGIIALVLHAALALVMLQIYLTRKTYPGFRSWTIGQACWVAASFFFYFRPMLGEMVSIVASNALYMVFSLLIYNGLARFYGFDPHLRKLALNIGVAVVSLGFIYWYRLGVDNVNMRIFFQSLGLGFIGLRGALDPLLVAQGRRYQIQTVISGALALVSVLVIIRGVLALSAPMYTDMVNQDGLLRTVLIVSLFSMVIEVCGFITLMHARVEDELLDTQARLQELADTDSLTGLVNRRKFTELVAHDIGLARRHGHALSLILFDLDHFKQINDVYGHAAGDAVLAEVARKCLETVRQTDIVARWGGEEFAVLMPETDQEGARLMARRLREILRELRPLDDQAVRTTASFGVAELGGDGSGESFERLAARADACLYRAKREGRDRVCVSA, encoded by the coding sequence ATGCCGTCGTTGGATATGAGAACCATTGGCATCATCGCCCTGGTGCTGCATGCGGCCCTGGCCCTGGTGATGCTCCAGATCTACCTCACACGCAAAACCTATCCGGGGTTTCGCAGCTGGACCATCGGCCAAGCCTGCTGGGTGGCGGCGTCCTTTTTCTTCTATTTCCGGCCCATGTTGGGCGAAATGGTCTCCATCGTGGCCTCCAACGCCCTCTATATGGTATTCAGCCTGCTCATCTACAACGGGTTGGCACGGTTCTACGGCTTCGACCCCCACCTGCGAAAGCTCGCGTTGAACATCGGCGTGGCCGTCGTATCCCTGGGGTTTATCTACTGGTACCGGCTAGGCGTCGATAACGTGAACATGAGGATATTCTTCCAGTCCCTGGGGCTTGGGTTCATCGGCCTGAGAGGGGCGCTCGACCCGCTGCTGGTGGCGCAGGGGCGCAGATACCAGATCCAGACGGTCATCTCGGGAGCTCTTGCGCTGGTCTCGGTGCTCGTGATCATCCGGGGCGTGCTGGCGCTGTCGGCACCGATGTACACGGACATGGTCAATCAGGATGGCTTGCTGAGGACCGTGCTTATCGTCTCGCTGTTCTCCATGGTCATCGAAGTGTGCGGCTTCATCACCCTCATGCACGCGCGCGTGGAGGACGAACTGCTGGACACCCAGGCGCGCCTTCAGGAGCTGGCCGACACCGACTCCCTGACCGGGCTGGTGAACCGCCGCAAGTTCACGGAGCTCGTCGCCCACGACATCGGTCTGGCCAGGCGTCACGGACACGCCTTGAGTCTGATCCTCTTCGACCTGGACCACTTCAAGCAGATAAACGACGTGTACGGACACGCGGCAGGGGACGCCGTGCTGGCGGAGGTGGCCCGAAAATGCCTGGAGACCGTGCGCCAGACCGACATCGTGGCCCGCTGGGGCGGCGAGGAGTTCGCGGTGCTTATGCCCGAAACGGACCAGGAGGGCGCGCGGCTCATGGCCAGACGCCTGCGGGAAATCCTTCGGGAGCTGCGCCCCCTGGATGACCAGGCAGTCCGGACCACGGCCAGCTTCGGCGTGGCAGAGCTTGGCGGGGACGGGAGCGGCGAGAGCTTCGAGAGGTTGGCCGCACGTGCGGACGCGTGCCTGTACCGCGCCAAGCGGGAAGGGCGCGACCGGGTGTGCGTCAGCGCCTAG
- a CDS encoding MFS transporter → MSLLKSDIFANTAFTRFWLSRSASGFAYHMSAVAIGWQVYELTGSVFNLGLVGLVEFLPQFLLTLVAGHVADRVDRKTIASVCQLLQGLMALTLAVGSVTGALGLYGIFGCVFMIGTARAFETPSLQALLPGLVEPAQFPRMLAWSASVWRTAVILGPAAGGLLYMAGPGAVYAASGLACLLAAFLAAGIPKPAVTQRKEPASWRSVMGGIEYIRKRPDILGAISMDLFSVLLGGATALLPVFAKDILATGPWGLGILRAAPSVGALCMSLFLVRRPLKRGVGRKMYGAVAVFGLATIVFGLSENFALSCAALAVLGASDMVSVVVRSTLVQLDTPDELRGRVSAVNSVFIGTSNQLGDFESGVAAALLGSVGAVVLGGVGTLVVVALWVKFFPGLFNRDELLGKVS, encoded by the coding sequence ATGTCCCTGCTGAAATCAGACATCTTCGCCAACACCGCCTTCACGCGCTTCTGGCTCTCCCGGAGCGCCTCCGGCTTCGCCTACCACATGTCCGCCGTGGCCATCGGCTGGCAGGTCTACGAACTCACCGGAAGCGTCTTCAACCTCGGTTTGGTCGGGCTGGTGGAGTTCCTGCCGCAGTTTCTGCTCACGCTCGTGGCCGGCCACGTGGCCGACCGCGTGGACCGCAAGACCATCGCCAGCGTCTGCCAGCTGCTCCAGGGCCTCATGGCCCTGACCCTGGCCGTGGGCAGCGTCACGGGCGCACTCGGTCTGTACGGCATCTTCGGCTGTGTGTTCATGATCGGCACGGCGCGTGCCTTCGAGACCCCATCCCTCCAGGCGTTGCTGCCGGGCCTCGTGGAGCCTGCGCAGTTCCCCAGGATGCTGGCCTGGAGCGCCTCGGTCTGGCGCACTGCCGTCATTCTCGGCCCCGCCGCAGGCGGGCTCCTGTACATGGCCGGGCCCGGCGCGGTGTACGCGGCCAGCGGCCTGGCCTGCCTGCTGGCGGCCTTCCTGGCTGCGGGAATTCCCAAACCAGCCGTCACCCAGCGCAAGGAACCGGCCTCCTGGCGCTCGGTCATGGGTGGCATCGAGTACATCCGCAAGCGCCCGGACATCCTGGGAGCCATCTCCATGGACCTCTTCTCGGTGCTTTTGGGCGGAGCCACGGCGCTGCTCCCCGTATTCGCCAAGGACATCCTGGCCACGGGACCGTGGGGCCTGGGCATCCTGCGGGCCGCGCCGTCTGTCGGAGCGCTGTGCATGTCGCTGTTTCTGGTGCGCCGCCCGCTCAAGCGCGGTGTGGGCAGGAAGATGTACGGGGCCGTGGCCGTGTTCGGGCTGGCCACCATCGTGTTCGGCCTGTCCGAGAACTTCGCGCTGTCCTGCGCGGCCCTGGCCGTGCTGGGCGCCAGCGACATGGTCAGCGTGGTGGTGCGCTCCACGCTGGTGCAGCTGGATACGCCTGACGAGCTACGCGGCCGGGTGAGCGCCGTGAACTCGGTGTTCATCGGCACGTCCAATCAGCTGGGGGATTTCGAATCGGGCGTGGCCGCCGCGCTGCTTGGCTCCGTGGGGGCCGTGGTGCTCGGCGGGGTGGGCACGCTCGTGGTGGTGGCCCTGTGGGTGAAGTTCTTTCCGGGCCTCTTCAACCGCGACGAGCTGCTGGGAAAAGTCTCCTGA
- a CDS encoding NAD-dependent epimerase/dehydratase family protein yields the protein MSVAIVTGSAGLIGSETVRFFAEKGFDIVGIDNNLRKTFFGEDASTEWNRNRLEQDLKNYTHYDADIRDHDAISKIYARYGSSIKAVIHCAAQPSHDWAASDPYMDFTVNANGTMVMMENFRQHCPQGVFIFTSTNKVYGDTPNYLPLVELDKRFEIEKGHKWEGGIDETMSIDQTKHSLFGASKVAADVMVQEYGRYFGLNTGVFRGGCLTGPAHSGTKLHGFLSYLMRCCITGKKYFIYGYKGKQVRDNIHSYDLVNSLWHFFEKPRVAEVYNIGGGRYSNCSMAEAIDMCEGITGKKMNYEYDETNRIGDHIWWVSGLKKFEEHYPNWKMTYDVPKILREIYEVQQDVVKEGAAGGSC from the coding sequence ATGTCAGTCGCCATTGTTACCGGCTCGGCCGGTCTGATCGGTTCCGAAACCGTCCGCTTTTTCGCTGAAAAGGGTTTCGACATCGTCGGCATCGACAACAACCTGCGCAAGACCTTCTTCGGCGAGGACGCCTCCACCGAGTGGAACCGCAACCGCCTGGAGCAGGACCTCAAGAACTACACCCACTACGACGCCGACATCCGCGACCACGACGCCATCAGCAAGATCTACGCGCGCTACGGCTCGTCCATCAAGGCCGTGATCCACTGCGCAGCCCAGCCCTCGCACGACTGGGCCGCCTCGGACCCCTACATGGACTTCACCGTCAACGCCAACGGCACCATGGTCATGATGGAGAACTTCCGCCAGCACTGCCCCCAGGGCGTGTTCATCTTCACCTCCACCAACAAGGTCTACGGCGACACGCCCAACTACCTGCCCCTGGTGGAGCTGGACAAGCGCTTCGAGATCGAAAAGGGCCACAAGTGGGAAGGCGGCATCGATGAGACCATGTCCATCGACCAGACCAAGCACAGCCTTTTCGGCGCGTCCAAGGTGGCGGCGGACGTGATGGTGCAGGAATACGGCCGCTACTTCGGCCTGAACACCGGCGTGTTCCGCGGCGGCTGCCTCACCGGCCCCGCCCACTCCGGCACCAAGCTGCACGGGTTCCTGTCCTACCTCATGCGCTGCTGCATCACCGGCAAGAAGTACTTCATCTACGGCTACAAGGGCAAACAGGTCCGCGACAACATCCACAGCTACGACCTGGTCAACTCCCTGTGGCACTTCTTCGAGAAGCCCCGCGTGGCCGAAGTGTACAACATCGGCGGCGGCCGCTACTCGAACTGCTCCATGGCCGAAGCCATCGACATGTGCGAAGGCATCACCGGCAAGAAGATGAACTACGAATACGACGAGACCAACCGCATCGGCGACCACATCTGGTGGGTTTCTGGATTGAAGAAGTTCGAGGAGCACTACCCCAACTGGAAGATGACCTACGACGTTCCCAAGATTCTGCGCGAGATCTACGAAGTGCAGCAGGACGTGGTGAAGGAAGGCGCGGCTGGCGGCAGCTGCTAG
- a CDS encoding glycosyltransferase — protein MNSERVSVVVTTRNESRNIGNCLDSIKAQGYPPELIEIIVVDNKSTDDTVAIASRYTDKVFDKGPERSAQRNFGFAQATGDLFMFLDADMILSSSVIGSCVVKMRRERLCALYIPEIVLGKGFFPSVRRFERSFYDGTVIDCVRIFTREAFAATGGFDESLTGPEDWDFDRHMRDHGPVGVLSTYDFDRVDAYVSVLPDAPSPKACSAGCGCAASTSPAGHGMVPALTGYERLAQDDTPLLFHNEAAFDLWRYLTKKTYYGGSFEAYIAKWPANDPDIKRQFGLPYRFFGVFLESGRWKRLLSHPRLAFGMYFLRFLVGFMFVLDKFKR, from the coding sequence ATGAATTCTGAGCGCGTCTCGGTCGTCGTCACCACCCGCAACGAATCCCGCAACATCGGCAATTGCCTGGACTCCATCAAGGCCCAGGGCTACCCGCCGGAGTTGATCGAGATCATCGTCGTGGACAACAAGTCCACGGACGACACCGTTGCCATCGCTTCGCGCTATACCGACAAGGTCTTCGACAAAGGCCCCGAGCGCAGCGCACAGCGCAACTTCGGCTTCGCCCAGGCGACAGGCGATCTGTTCATGTTCCTGGACGCGGACATGATCCTCTCCTCCTCCGTGATCGGCAGCTGCGTCGTCAAGATGCGCCGCGAGCGGCTCTGCGCGCTCTACATACCGGAGATCGTGCTGGGCAAGGGCTTCTTCCCCTCGGTGCGCCGCTTCGAGCGCAGCTTCTACGACGGCACGGTCATCGACTGCGTGCGCATCTTCACCCGCGAGGCCTTCGCCGCCACCGGCGGCTTCGACGAGAGCCTCACCGGCCCGGAAGACTGGGACTTCGACCGCCACATGCGCGACCACGGCCCCGTGGGCGTTCTGAGCACCTACGATTTCGACCGGGTGGACGCCTATGTGTCCGTGCTGCCCGACGCCCCGTCACCCAAGGCCTGTTCTGCCGGTTGCGGCTGCGCTGCATCCACCAGCCCGGCGGGCCACGGCATGGTCCCGGCCCTCACCGGATACGAGCGCCTCGCCCAGGACGACACTCCGCTGCTCTTCCATAACGAGGCCGCCTTCGACCTCTGGCGCTACCTCACCAAGAAGACCTACTACGGCGGCTCTTTCGAGGCCTACATCGCCAAATGGCCCGCGAACGACCCAGACATCAAGCGCCAGTTCGGGCTGCCCTACAGATTTTTCGGCGTCTTTCTGGAATCAGGCCGCTGGAAGAGGCTCCTCTCCCATCCGCGCCTGGCTTTCGGGATGTATTTCCTACGGTTTTTAGTCGGCTTTATGTTCGTACTGGATAAATTCAAACGATAA
- a CDS encoding B12-binding domain-containing radical SAM protein — protein MKLSVSYPPLESSKGVALLSQNRQFQWFTNPTYIYPMVPSYAASLCQSRGHQVFWDDGIAEELSYADWMARILREKPELIAMESKTPVIKRHWKIVEELKRALPDSKLVLMGDHVTALPRETMENCPVDFVIAGGDFDFMLADLADFLSGKSPEMPGGIWYRENGEIKDTGPASLEHDLDKLPYIDRTLTKWELYAYKNGNFKYTPGTYVYAGRDCWWGKCTFCSWTTLYPGRNYRTVSVERHLDEIEKLVAMGVKEIFDDSGCFPKGKWLEDFCNGMIRRGLHKKVVMGCNMRVGALSQEQWNLLKAANFRFILIGLESVVQSTLDRLVKGIKVAQIEETLRMCKKAGLAPHITTMVGYPWETMADARSTIEFAKRMFTQGYLDTLQATIVVPYPGTPLFAEAKKEGWLTTENWEDYDMRQSVWKSPISNEDVLQFKNELYKAALTPAFLLRKILSIRSWDDIAFFYRAGGKLIGHLLNNRKGCAECKK, from the coding sequence ATGAAACTATCCGTGTCCTATCCGCCCCTGGAATCGTCCAAGGGCGTCGCGCTTTTGTCCCAGAACCGTCAGTTCCAGTGGTTCACCAACCCCACCTACATCTATCCCATGGTGCCCTCCTACGCGGCCAGCCTCTGCCAGTCGCGCGGGCACCAGGTCTTCTGGGACGACGGCATCGCCGAAGAGCTGTCCTACGCCGACTGGATGGCCCGGATCCTGCGCGAGAAGCCCGAGCTCATCGCCATGGAGTCCAAGACTCCGGTCATCAAGCGCCACTGGAAGATCGTGGAGGAGCTGAAGCGCGCCCTGCCTGACAGCAAGCTCGTGCTCATGGGCGACCACGTCACCGCCCTGCCCCGCGAGACCATGGAGAACTGCCCGGTGGATTTCGTCATCGCGGGCGGAGACTTCGACTTCATGCTGGCCGATCTGGCCGATTTCCTCTCCGGCAAGTCGCCCGAAATGCCCGGCGGCATCTGGTACCGCGAGAACGGCGAGATAAAAGACACCGGTCCGGCTTCGCTGGAACACGACCTGGACAAGCTGCCCTACATCGACCGCACGCTCACCAAGTGGGAGCTCTACGCCTACAAGAACGGCAACTTCAAATACACCCCCGGCACCTACGTCTACGCAGGGCGCGACTGCTGGTGGGGCAAGTGCACCTTCTGCTCCTGGACCACCCTGTATCCGGGCCGCAACTACCGCACCGTGTCCGTTGAGCGCCACCTGGACGAGATCGAGAAGCTCGTGGCCATGGGCGTGAAGGAAATCTTCGACGATTCCGGCTGCTTCCCCAAGGGCAAGTGGCTCGAAGACTTCTGCAACGGCATGATCCGGCGCGGCCTGCACAAGAAGGTGGTCATGGGCTGCAACATGCGCGTGGGCGCATTGTCGCAGGAGCAGTGGAACCTCCTGAAGGCCGCTAACTTCCGCTTCATCCTCATCGGCCTTGAGTCCGTGGTGCAGTCCACCCTGGACCGGCTGGTGAAGGGCATCAAGGTCGCCCAGATCGAGGAGACGCTGCGCATGTGCAAGAAGGCCGGACTGGCCCCGCACATCACCACCATGGTGGGTTATCCCTGGGAGACCATGGCCGACGCCCGCTCCACCATCGAGTTCGCCAAGCGCATGTTCACCCAGGGCTATCTGGACACGCTCCAGGCCACCATCGTGGTGCCCTACCCCGGCACGCCGCTGTTCGCCGAGGCCAAGAAGGAAGGCTGGCTGACCACGGAGAACTGGGAAGACTACGACATGCGCCAGAGCGTGTGGAAATCGCCCATCTCCAACGAAGACGTGTTGCAATTCAAGAACGAACTGTATAAGGCCGCCCTGACCCCGGCCTTCCTGCTGCGCAAGATTCTCTCCATCAGAAGCTGGGACGATATCGCCTTCTTCTATCGCGCTGGCGGGAAGCTTATCGGCCACCTGTTGAACAACAGGAAGGGCTGCGCGGAGTGTAAGAAATAG
- a CDS encoding glycosyltransferase, with the protein MADTPLFSIIIPFKEPGLLVEECLRHIFELKETRYEVILLPDAAMPNPVGVYAHPSVSILPTGAVSPAIKRDKGAEFASGQYLAFIDDDAYPEPYWLTYALQAFEREPGVVAVGGPAQTPASDPFWARASGAVFLSRFSGGFPQRYLPLPPRRFVDDWPTVNLLVRRDAFLETGGFDNAYWPGEDTKFCMDLVAKTGGKILYLPEMLVWHHRREGLCKHLRQIGNYGAHRGHFARNYPDTSRRLPYFMPTFWLLFLVLGFFILPCSVYSAGLYLYGAALVLAAANILRHEPLDVTLAAVPYIVLTHIWYGWRFLRGWFSTDLKSTLGR; encoded by the coding sequence ATGGCCGACACCCCCCTGTTTTCCATCATCATCCCCTTCAAGGAACCGGGCCTCCTGGTCGAGGAATGCCTGCGGCACATCTTCGAGCTCAAGGAGACCCGCTACGAGGTCATCCTGCTGCCTGACGCGGCCATGCCCAACCCCGTGGGCGTGTACGCGCACCCCTCGGTGAGCATCCTGCCCACCGGCGCGGTGAGCCCGGCCATCAAGCGCGACAAGGGCGCGGAGTTCGCCTCCGGCCAGTATCTGGCCTTCATCGACGACGACGCCTACCCCGAGCCCTACTGGCTGACCTACGCGCTCCAGGCCTTCGAGCGCGAGCCCGGCGTGGTGGCCGTGGGCGGACCGGCCCAGACCCCGGCCTCCGACCCCTTCTGGGCCAGGGCTTCGGGCGCGGTGTTCCTGTCGCGCTTCTCGGGCGGCTTCCCCCAGCGCTACCTGCCGCTGCCCCCGCGCCGCTTCGTGGACGACTGGCCCACCGTGAACCTCCTGGTGCGTCGCGACGCCTTCCTGGAGACGGGCGGCTTCGACAACGCCTACTGGCCCGGCGAGGACACCAAGTTCTGCATGGACCTTGTCGCCAAGACCGGCGGCAAGATCCTCTATCTGCCGGAGATGCTGGTGTGGCACCACAGGCGCGAAGGCCTGTGCAAGCACCTGCGCCAGATCGGCAACTACGGCGCGCACCGGGGCCACTTCGCGCGCAACTACCCCGACACCTCGCGCCGCCTGCCCTATTTCATGCCCACGTTCTGGCTGCTGTTTCTGGTGCTGGGCTTCTTCATCCTGCCCTGCTCCGTATACTCGGCGGGCCTGTATCTCTACGGCGCGGCCCTGGTTCTGGCTGCGGCCAACATCCTGCGCCACGAACCCCTGGACGTGACCCTGGCCGCCGTGCCCTACATCGTCCTCACCCATATCTGGTACGGCTGGCGCTTCCTGCGCGGCTGGTTCTCAACCGATTTAAAGAGCACACTCGGCAGATAA
- a CDS encoding glycosyltransferase family 2 protein produces MPESTRKNLAVVVPVFNEARGLDALYARLKDVLESLPYGWQIIMVDDGSPDDSWEKIQEIAARDERVKGLMLSRNFGKEMALTAGVELCPDVDAVICIDADLQHPPELIPTLTAKWEEGYEMVATVREAVADYSPMKKLGSRAFYWVMTRFSDLDIPPSSTDFRLLDKKVVRTLLKFTERTRMFRGLIDWMGFRKTYIPFVAPARDTGQVGYSFKKLFNLAVNSFTSFSLLPLRFTGYLGLTIIGVSLLCLAFMMIGNLIWGANYTPMAFFTVFNTFLIGIVLCGLGMVSLYIGHIHTEVVQRPLYIIRERAGRWE; encoded by the coding sequence ATGCCTGAATCCACCCGCAAGAACCTGGCCGTCGTGGTCCCTGTCTTCAACGAAGCCCGGGGACTCGACGCCCTTTACGCCCGCCTCAAGGATGTCCTCGAATCGCTGCCCTACGGCTGGCAGATCATCATGGTGGACGATGGAAGCCCCGACGACTCCTGGGAGAAGATCCAGGAGATCGCCGCGCGCGACGAGCGGGTCAAGGGGCTCATGCTCTCGCGCAACTTCGGCAAGGAGATGGCCCTGACCGCAGGCGTGGAGCTCTGCCCTGACGTGGACGCGGTCATCTGCATCGACGCGGACCTCCAGCACCCGCCGGAGCTCATCCCCACCCTCACCGCCAAGTGGGAGGAGGGCTACGAGATGGTGGCCACCGTGCGCGAGGCCGTGGCCGACTACTCGCCCATGAAGAAGCTGGGCTCCAGGGCCTTCTACTGGGTCATGACCCGCTTCTCCGACCTGGACATCCCGCCCTCCAGCACGGACTTCCGGCTGCTGGACAAGAAGGTGGTCCGCACGCTCCTGAAGTTCACCGAGCGCACCCGCATGTTCCGGGGCCTCATCGACTGGATGGGCTTCAGGAAGACCTACATCCCCTTCGTGGCCCCTGCGCGCGACACCGGGCAAGTGGGCTATTCCTTCAAGAAACTGTTCAACCTGGCTGTGAACAGCTTCACCTCTTTCTCGCTCTTGCCGCTGCGCTTCACGGGCTATCTGGGGTTGACCATCATCGGCGTGTCGCTCCTGTGCCTGGCCTTCATGATGATCGGCAACCTGATCTGGGGGGCCAACTACACCCCCATGGCCTTCTTCACCGTGTTCAACACCTTCCTCATCGGCATCGTGCTCTGCGGACTGGGCATGGTGTCGCTCTACATCGGGCACATCCACACCGAAGTGGTGCAAAGGCCGCTGTACATCATCCGCGAACGCGCGGGACGCTGGGAGTAG
- a CDS encoding UDP-glucuronic acid decarboxylase family protein, translating to MHLNKRVLVTGGAGFLGSHLCERLLSEGCEVVCLDNYFTGSKLNIQHLLDNPSFELMRHDVTFPLYIEVDEIYNLACPASPIHYQFDPVQTTKTSVHGAINMLGLAKRVRAKIMQASTSEVYGDPSIHPQPESYWGNVNPIGFRSCYDEGKRCAETLFFDYRRQHNLKIKVVRIFNTYGPRMHPNDGRVVSNFIVQALQGQSLTVYGEGQQTRSFCYVDDLIDGFVRSMKTPDEFTGPVNLGNPGEFTILELAKLVIEYTGSKSKIEYRPLPSDDPRQRKPDITLAKSALGWEPTVKLADGLKKTIEYFDWFLKRK from the coding sequence ATGCACCTGAATAAACGTGTGCTCGTCACCGGCGGCGCGGGCTTCCTCGGTTCCCACCTCTGCGAGCGCCTGCTGTCCGAAGGCTGCGAAGTGGTGTGCCTGGACAACTACTTCACCGGCTCGAAGCTGAACATCCAGCACCTGCTGGACAACCCCAGCTTCGAACTCATGCGACACGACGTCACCTTCCCCCTCTACATCGAGGTGGACGAGATTTATAACCTGGCCTGCCCGGCCTCGCCCATCCACTACCAGTTCGACCCGGTGCAGACCACCAAGACCAGCGTGCACGGCGCCATCAACATGCTGGGTCTGGCCAAGCGCGTGCGCGCCAAGATCATGCAGGCCTCCACCTCAGAGGTCTACGGCGACCCCTCCATCCATCCGCAGCCGGAGTCCTACTGGGGCAACGTCAACCCCATCGGCTTCCGCTCCTGCTACGACGAGGGCAAGCGCTGCGCCGAAACGCTCTTCTTCGACTACCGCCGCCAGCACAACCTGAAGATCAAGGTCGTGCGCATCTTCAATACCTACGGGCCGCGCATGCACCCCAACGACGGCCGCGTGGTGTCCAACTTCATCGTGCAGGCGCTGCAGGGCCAGTCCCTCACCGTGTACGGCGAAGGCCAGCAGACCCGCTCCTTCTGCTACGTGGACGACCTGATCGACGGCTTCGTGCGCTCCATGAAGACCCCCGACGAGTTCACCGGCCCCGTGAACCTGGGCAACCCCGGCGAGTTCACCATCCTGGAACTGGCCAAGCTGGTGATCGAGTACACCGGCTCCAAGTCCAAGATCGAATACCGCCCCCTGCCCTCGGACGACCCCAGGCAGCGCAAGCCGGACATCACCCTGGCCAAAAGCGCCCTGGGCTGGGAGCCCACCGTCAAGCTGGCCGACGGCCTGAAGAAGACCATCGAATACTTTGACTGGTTCCTGAAAAGAAAATAA